From the genome of Mya arenaria isolate MELC-2E11 chromosome 5, ASM2691426v1:
TTGTGTGCGTTTcttttcatatttgtattcaacctctttaaatacatggtacaaaaacacagtttattttaaaattcaaatttatttcatgaatataaaacattttaatgcaaGGAAATGATTTTCATAGGCCTCGAAAAGTTCGAAAAGTAAAACGTTAAATTTGCTAATAAATGAAGTGCAATTTACTACCATGGGTACGAAAAAGTGCAGTGTGTGCACAAAAGACTTAGTGCTTAAACTACATTCATGTATGTAACCAATAACACCGGGATATCATGCAGTATAAGTGCTTTTGATTTAGctttttaactatatttaaatatgccaTCCACTTCGTAAAAAATTAAAGTGGATATGATGTAAGTAGTAATATTTCGTTAGACTTGACATTCCTGTTTACAACCATGAACTAAAATTGTCATCGTCGCATTATGTATATGCCCGCTTCATTGGTGGTCGCATTGGAATCAGCGTCTGTCGTAAGGTATTGACCTACTTATTTGTCACTCACTCTTAGTCTATATCACAAATATACATAATGCCTTTGTTCGCTTACACAAATGTTTCTTGTAGCTTCATATGCGCTTGTTCGAACAATGAAGACCTTAAACTCACTCTTCCATATGGGACAGTCACGTTCAATAACCTGTCTCGTTCTGGCTGATGCGCGGGCtttgattgaaatttaattcCAAATATTTTGCAGAAAGTGTGCCGAAACTGCATGCTCATTGTACAATATAAAACGAAATTGAAGGCAGAGTTCATCGCAAGAAGCGAGTCAGTTATTTCTCTAATACCTTTTACGAAACTGTCTTCTTCCACATAGCCAAATCCAAAGAACATAGACATCACCGCATCAGGAGTTATGCAGACCAGAAAcacaatgatgataataatcATAATGAGAGTTATCCGGTTTCTTCCTGATAAACTCTTACCTTTGATTCTCTCACGTTTTAATTCATGAATGATTCTTGcgtttaaaaatataagcaCCACAAGAGGAACGATAGAACGAAACAAGTTTTGTATCCATGTATATGGTTTCATGAATGACTGATTATTTCCTAAGTCAGTCGGTTCtacaataaaacatgtagtaTTTAATGTTGTGTCGACGACTTCGATGGCATGGTACCTAAGAGCAGAGGGGATGCTTAATATTAGCATTATGATGAACACAGAAATGCTTGTATTCCTTGCCCGAGAAAGTGTGCAAATCGACTTGGCTTTCGTCGGATGACACACGGAAATATATCTCTCAATCGCGATCGATACTGTAAGCCAAGCGGTCACACAAACagcaaaattaaaaatgtagTGTGCGTATGGATACAACTGTGACATCACCTGCCCTGCATTTTCCGCCTTAATTTGCTTCATTAGAATGACGACGAAGTAGAGAACATCGTTAATCAACTTCACTGTGTCTGAGATTGCCAATGCGGATAAGTAGACGTTTGTTGATGTAGCCATATCTTTGTGGAAAAGCACAATTAGTGATAGAATATTGCCAAGAATTCCAGGGAAGCAGAGGACTGGGTAAATAATTAGTCCTGTTACAAACTGGGCAGTGTCGTAGAAGACTTCTCCTGGATCTGTGGTATTATGCACGAGACAAGGACTTCCActcatatttgtatacattttatgtcCGGGGATTTTCCACGACAACGTTACATTGACACCGAGGAAAATAAGTTTTCCGTTGaatgtttcatatttacattatgGTATATGACCTATCCTGTTTCGAATAATCCATTCAGTTATATTAACATTATGTGCCACATAGTGTGACCTTATCGATGTTGACATATCCTTTTATTGTGACCACTTCGTTGACAGTCAAAAGCCAGCCCGGAATTCTGAATATCATACACAGTGCAAAATGCTGGTGATATGCTGGAGATATGTGTACGCAGGAGTAGTCTTGGTTAAGCCCAATATGATCATATGGTCATAACGTATTGTACGTTATTGCACTGTGTCAATAGGCTTCCATCTGAAATTAGAAGGATATGCATATGAATATAAAACTATTTGACAAATTAACAGTTGATTTGCAACATACAATGCATATTCCTTAAACCATTATCAAATTAGACCGAACCATTTGTACTGTTTATAATTTTTCTATTATACACAtgataaaaaagtattcattttagcaatcattttttatttgcaacGATATAGCATTGTCGTCAAAAAATGGCATCGAATGTATTTCTTGTACTCTAAATTGTATTTTCTTCTAATATTCTATAAAGAGAGCATCGAATTGATATGTATCGATTTCTATTTTGTAAACGATTAACATTTGAAACGCAGCTATGAATTTCCGCTTATTACTCGACTCAAATTTCCTGATGTACTTCGCTCAAATGACGATGGTTAAGTATGAA
Proteins encoded in this window:
- the LOC128233943 gene encoding FMRFamide receptor-like, producing the protein MYTNMSGSPCLVHNTTDPGEVFYDTAQFVTGLIIYPVLCFPGILGNILSLIVLFHKDMATSTNVYLSALAISDTVKLINDVLYFVVILMKQIKAENAGQVMSQLYPYAHYIFNFAVCVTAWLTVSIAIERYISVCHPTKAKSICTLSRARNTSISVFIIMLILSIPSALRYHAIEVVDTTLNTTCFIVEPTDLGNNQSFMKPYTWIQNLFRSIVPLVVLIFLNARIIHELKRERIKGKSLSGRNRITLIMIIIIIVFLVCITPDAVMSMFFGFGYVEEDSFVKGIREITDSLLAMNSAFNFVLYCTMSMQFRHTFCKIFGIKFQSKPAHQPERDRLLNVTVPYGRVSLRSSLFEQAHMKLQETFV